In a single window of the Streptomyces sp. NBC_00094 genome:
- a CDS encoding TrmH family RNA methyltransferase: protein MSTTEEKSGAEAAEAAEPVQYDEGFGPEIGVGPHPEPWPEGERYDPELLAGGDRRNVVDRYRYWTREAVVADLDTRRHDFHVAVENWGHDFNIGSVVRTANAFLAKEIHIVGRRRWNRRGAMVTDRYQHVRHHPDTESLTAWAAAEGLPIIGIDNLPGAVPLERTVLPRRCVLLFGQEGPGLTDEARAHVEMVCSIAQFGSTRSINAGAAAAVAMHAWVQRYAEID, encoded by the coding sequence GTGAGCACCACCGAAGAGAAGTCCGGAGCCGAGGCGGCCGAGGCGGCCGAGCCGGTTCAGTACGACGAGGGCTTCGGCCCCGAGATCGGGGTCGGGCCGCACCCGGAGCCGTGGCCTGAGGGCGAGCGGTACGACCCCGAGCTGCTGGCCGGCGGCGACCGGCGCAACGTCGTGGACCGCTACCGGTACTGGACGCGGGAGGCGGTCGTCGCCGACCTGGACACCCGGCGCCACGACTTCCACGTGGCGGTGGAGAACTGGGGCCACGACTTCAACATCGGCTCGGTGGTGCGGACCGCGAACGCCTTCCTGGCGAAGGAGATCCACATCGTGGGCCGACGGCGCTGGAACCGGCGGGGCGCCATGGTCACCGACCGCTACCAGCACGTCCGTCACCACCCGGACACCGAGTCGCTGACCGCCTGGGCCGCGGCCGAGGGCCTGCCGATCATCGGGATCGACAACCTCCCGGGCGCGGTGCCGCTGGAGCGGACCGTGCTGCCGCGCCGCTGCGTCCTGCTCTTCGGCCAGGAGGGCCCGGGGCTCACGGACGAGGCACGCGCGCACGTGGAGATGGTCTGCTCGATCGCCCAGTTCGGTTCGACCCGGTCGATCAACGCCGGGGCGGCCGCCGCGGTCGCCATGCACGCGTGGGTGCAGAGGTACGCGGAGATCGACTAG
- a CDS encoding HTTM domain-containing protein has translation MSGTTATPARPREPFDRRIARAVQAVTGRALGPHQTAIVRIGFSLTWLVFLLRELPHRHEMYGPDGPWSWELARRLIADNRAFTVLMWSDGRLWFEVVYGLAVVSAALLLVGWHTRAVSVVFMVGVLSLQNRSVFLGDGGDNVLHLAAIYLVLTRCGQVWSLDARRVAREAREARKAHEAHEAHEMSEVRGLPARRDLVGPLLWTVLGCFLLATTWFSDVTGEWWLPVLLWVLWLGHGLWWLVCRYAPGEPRTLLDVLANLTHNAALVVIMAEVCLIYATAGWYKIQGSRWQDGTALYYPLNLDYFSPWPVLSGLLGSSGVMVMLLTYGTVIVQTAFPFTLFHRKIKNVLLVAMMLEHAGIAVLLGLPVFSLAMISADAVFLPTAFLVALGARVARGRERLLGRRSTGMLPGQRRTGEEHDPRTLVG, from the coding sequence ATGAGCGGCACCACCGCCACCCCCGCGCGCCCGCGCGAGCCCTTCGACCGGCGGATCGCCCGCGCCGTCCAGGCCGTCACGGGCCGCGCCCTCGGCCCCCACCAGACCGCGATCGTGCGGATCGGGTTCTCGCTGACCTGGCTCGTCTTCCTGCTGCGCGAGCTGCCGCACCGACACGAGATGTACGGGCCGGACGGCCCCTGGTCCTGGGAGCTGGCGCGCCGGCTGATCGCCGACAACCGCGCCTTCACCGTGCTGATGTGGTCGGACGGGCGGCTCTGGTTCGAGGTCGTCTACGGGCTCGCGGTGGTCTCCGCCGCCCTGCTCCTCGTCGGCTGGCACACCCGGGCCGTCTCGGTGGTCTTCATGGTCGGGGTCCTCTCGCTGCAGAACCGCTCCGTCTTCCTGGGGGACGGCGGCGACAACGTCCTCCACCTCGCGGCGATCTACCTCGTGCTGACCCGCTGCGGACAGGTGTGGTCCCTCGACGCCCGGCGGGTCGCCCGTGAGGCACGCGAGGCACGCAAGGCGCATGAGGCGCATGAGGCGCACGAGATGAGTGAGGTGCGTGGGCTTCCTGCGCGCCGGGATCTCGTCGGCCCGCTGCTGTGGACCGTGCTCGGCTGCTTCCTGCTCGCCACCACCTGGTTCAGCGACGTCACCGGCGAATGGTGGCTGCCGGTGCTGCTGTGGGTGCTGTGGCTCGGGCACGGGCTGTGGTGGCTGGTGTGCCGGTACGCCCCCGGGGAGCCGCGCACGCTGCTCGACGTCCTCGCCAACCTCACGCACAACGCGGCCCTCGTCGTGATCATGGCCGAGGTCTGTCTGATCTACGCCACGGCCGGCTGGTACAAGATCCAGGGATCGCGCTGGCAGGACGGCACGGCGCTGTACTACCCGCTGAACCTGGACTACTTCTCGCCCTGGCCGGTCCTCTCCGGGCTCCTCGGCTCCAGCGGGGTCATGGTGATGCTGCTGACCTACGGCACCGTGATCGTGCAGACCGCGTTCCCGTTCACGCTCTTCCACCGCAAGATCAAGAACGTCCTGCTGGTCGCGATGATGCTGGAGCACGCCGGCATCGCCGTGCTCCTCGGGCTGCCGGTCTTCTCCCTCGCGATGATCTCCGCCGACGCCGTGTTCCTGCCGACGGCCTTCCTGGTGGCCCTCGGCGCGCGGGTGGCACGGGGCAGGGAACGGCTGCTGGGGCGGCGGTCCACCGGGATGCTGCCGGGGCAGCGCCGTACGGGTGAGGAGCACGACCCCCGTACCCTCGTCGGGTGA
- the paaN gene encoding phenylacetic acid degradation protein PaaN has translation MATAQPTTDRLAEKHRSTLDQALATIRTRAYWSPHPEHPKAYGADGSLDAAAGLAAHQALLNTRFELDQPGTDGWTGGEVSPFGPELGIEYPHADIDVLLPAMRAGMAAWRDAGAETRALVCLEILSRISARTHEFAHAVMHTSGQAFMMAFQAGGPHAQDRGLEAVAYAYAEQTRTPAGRAAWSKPQGKRDPLELSKEFTPVGRGIALVIGCNTFPTWNGYPGLFASLATGNPVLVKPHPRAVLPLALTVRVAREVLAETGFDPNLVALAVERPGEGIAKTLAVRPEIRIIDYTGSTAFGDWLEANARQAQVYTEKAGVNTVVVDSTDDYKGMLGNLAFSLSLYSGQMCTTPQNLLIPRDGIATDQGPKSYDEVVTDLATAVGGLLGDDARANGLLGALVNPDVKARLEAAAGLGEVALASREVTNPDFPDAVVRTPVIVKLDGTKPDAEAAYFSECFGPVSFAVSVDSTADALELLRRTVREKGAMTVGAYTTSAETERAVEEVCLEESAQLSLNLTGGVFVNQTAAFSDFHGSGGNPAANAALCDGAFVSNRFRVVEVRRQA, from the coding sequence ATGGCCACCGCTCAGCCGACCACCGACCGTCTGGCCGAGAAGCACCGGTCCACGCTCGATCAGGCACTCGCCACGATCCGCACCCGCGCCTACTGGTCTCCGCACCCCGAGCACCCGAAGGCCTACGGGGCGGACGGCTCGCTCGACGCGGCGGCCGGGCTCGCCGCCCACCAGGCCCTGCTGAACACCCGCTTCGAGCTCGACCAGCCCGGCACGGACGGCTGGACCGGCGGCGAGGTCTCGCCGTTCGGCCCGGAGCTCGGCATCGAGTACCCGCACGCCGACATCGACGTCCTGCTTCCCGCGATGCGCGCGGGCATGGCCGCCTGGCGCGACGCCGGCGCCGAGACCCGCGCCCTCGTCTGCCTGGAGATCCTGTCCCGGATCTCGGCCCGTACCCACGAGTTCGCCCACGCCGTCATGCACACCAGCGGACAGGCGTTCATGATGGCGTTCCAGGCCGGCGGCCCGCACGCCCAGGACCGCGGCCTGGAGGCCGTGGCATACGCGTACGCGGAGCAGACCCGCACCCCCGCGGGCCGCGCCGCCTGGTCCAAGCCCCAGGGCAAGCGGGACCCGCTGGAGCTCTCCAAGGAGTTCACCCCGGTCGGCCGCGGCATCGCCCTGGTCATCGGCTGCAACACGTTCCCCACGTGGAACGGCTACCCGGGCCTGTTCGCCTCGCTGGCCACCGGAAACCCGGTCCTGGTCAAGCCGCACCCGCGCGCCGTCCTGCCGCTCGCGCTCACTGTCCGCGTCGCCCGCGAGGTGCTCGCCGAGACCGGTTTCGACCCGAACCTGGTCGCGCTCGCCGTCGAGCGCCCGGGCGAGGGCATCGCCAAGACCCTGGCCGTGCGCCCCGAGATCCGGATCATCGACTACACCGGCTCCACCGCCTTCGGCGACTGGCTGGAGGCCAACGCCCGCCAGGCGCAGGTCTACACCGAGAAGGCCGGAGTCAACACGGTCGTGGTCGACTCGACCGACGACTACAAGGGGATGCTCGGCAACCTGGCCTTCTCCCTTTCGCTGTACAGCGGCCAGATGTGCACCACCCCGCAGAACCTGCTGATCCCCCGCGACGGCATCGCCACCGACCAGGGCCCCAAGTCGTACGACGAGGTCGTCACCGACCTCGCGACGGCGGTAGGCGGCCTGCTCGGCGACGACGCCCGGGCGAACGGTCTGCTGGGCGCGCTGGTCAACCCGGACGTGAAGGCGCGGCTGGAGGCCGCCGCCGGCCTCGGTGAGGTGGCGCTCGCCTCCCGCGAGGTGACGAACCCGGACTTCCCGGACGCCGTGGTCCGTACGCCGGTCATCGTGAAGCTGGACGGCACCAAGCCGGACGCCGAGGCCGCGTACTTCTCCGAGTGCTTCGGCCCTGTCTCCTTCGCCGTCTCGGTGGACTCCACCGCCGACGCCCTGGAGCTGCTGCGGCGCACGGTCCGTGAGAAGGGCGCGATGACGGTCGGCGCGTACACGACCTCGGCCGAGACCGAGCGCGCGGTGGAGGAGGTCTGTCTGGAGGAGTCGGCGCAGCTGTCGCTGAACCTCACGGGCGGGGTGTTCGTCAACCAGACGGCGGCGTTCTCCGACTTCCACGGCTCCGGCGGCAACCCCGCGGCGAACGCGGCGCTGTGCGACGGTGCCTTCGTCTCCAACCGTTTCCGGGTGGTGGAGGTCCGCCGCCAGGCCTGA
- the paaC gene encoding 1,2-phenylacetyl-CoA epoxidase subunit PaaC produces MSTPDTHTTAALTGAALALGDDALVLSHRLGEWAGSAPVLEEEVALANIALDLLGQARVLLSLVGDEDELAYLREERSFRNVQLVEQPNGDFAHTIARQLYFSTYQRLLYGQLATGDGPFAGLAAKAVKEVAYHQDHAEHWTLRLGDGTPESHERMQQACDALWRYTGELFQPVEGLDVDHTAMETAWLESVTAVLGKATLTVPAGPRTGAWAAGAGRQGLHTEPFGRMIAEMQHLHRSHPGATW; encoded by the coding sequence GTGAGCACCCCGGACACCCACACGACCGCCGCGCTCACCGGCGCCGCCCTCGCCCTCGGCGACGACGCCCTCGTCCTCTCCCACCGCCTGGGGGAGTGGGCCGGCTCCGCCCCCGTCCTGGAGGAGGAGGTCGCCCTGGCCAACATCGCCCTCGACCTCCTCGGCCAGGCCCGCGTCCTGCTCTCCCTCGTCGGCGACGAGGACGAACTGGCCTACCTCCGCGAGGAGCGCTCCTTCCGGAACGTCCAGCTCGTCGAGCAGCCCAACGGCGACTTCGCCCACACCATCGCCCGACAGCTGTACTTCTCCACCTACCAGCGGCTCCTGTACGGACAGCTGGCAACCGGCGACGGCCCCTTCGCCGGCCTGGCGGCCAAGGCCGTCAAGGAAGTCGCCTACCACCAGGACCACGCCGAGCACTGGACCCTGCGCCTCGGCGACGGCACTCCCGAGAGCCACGAGCGGATGCAGCAGGCCTGCGACGCACTCTGGCGGTACACCGGCGAACTGTTCCAGCCCGTCGAAGGACTCGACGTGGACCACACCGCCATGGAAACCGCCTGGCTGGAGTCGGTCACGGCCGTCCTCGGCAAGGCCACGCTCACCGTGCCCGCCGGACCCCGCACCGGCGCCTGGGCCGCGGGCGCCGGCCGACAGGGCCTCCACACCGAGCCCTTCGGACGGATGATCGCCGAGATGCAGCACCTGCACCGCAGCCACCCGGGGGCGACATGGTGA
- a CDS encoding rhodanese-like domain-containing protein has translation MNFSPLPSVDAASVPADALVLDVREDNEWEAGHVDGALHVPMSGFVARLGEVTEAVAEHGRAYVMCRVGGRSAQVTQYLVQQGFDAVNIDGGMLAWDGAGRPMVTGNGSPAFVL, from the coding sequence ATGAATTTCTCCCCGCTGCCCTCGGTGGACGCGGCTTCCGTGCCGGCCGATGCGCTGGTGCTGGACGTCCGGGAGGACAACGAGTGGGAAGCCGGCCATGTCGACGGTGCGCTGCACGTGCCGATGAGTGGCTTCGTGGCGCGCCTCGGTGAGGTGACGGAGGCGGTGGCCGAGCACGGTCGCGCCTATGTGATGTGCCGGGTGGGTGGCCGGTCGGCGCAGGTCACGCAGTATCTGGTGCAGCAGGGCTTCGACGCGGTGAACATCGACGGCGGGATGCTCGCCTGGGATGGTGCCGGGCGTCCGATGGTGACGGGGAACGGTAGCCCGGCTTTCGTCCTCTGA
- a CDS encoding DUF5819 family protein, with amino-acid sequence MDADVEKDADEVRDDPLAARAGEGLSPVGTGAGPAPAGPAGTGIMALSLPYQVVAAVALAVAGVFVCVHLAMVFLHVAPSNTLTKRHGQAVDDWIYPEFEQNWKLFAPNPLQQNVSVEVRAEVTEADGSSRTTGWVDLTAQDAAAIRHNPLPSHTQQNELRRAVDFYLNSHSDDHSPNGMRGRLSEAYMRRIAMLRLDGLASLRAADVRRVQLRSVTRPVPAPRWSTEKNDDTPSYRDFPWWKVTDADRPDGAARSRTEAGR; translated from the coding sequence ATGGACGCGGACGTCGAAAAGGACGCGGACGAGGTGAGGGACGACCCGCTCGCAGCCCGGGCGGGAGAAGGCCTCTCCCCGGTCGGGACGGGTGCCGGTCCGGCGCCCGCCGGGCCCGCAGGCACCGGGATCATGGCCCTTTCGCTGCCCTACCAGGTCGTCGCCGCCGTGGCGCTCGCCGTGGCCGGGGTCTTCGTCTGTGTGCACCTCGCGATGGTGTTCCTGCACGTCGCGCCGTCGAACACGCTCACCAAGCGGCACGGCCAGGCCGTCGACGACTGGATCTATCCCGAGTTCGAACAGAACTGGAAGCTCTTCGCGCCCAACCCGCTCCAGCAGAACGTCTCCGTCGAGGTCCGCGCCGAGGTCACCGAGGCCGACGGCTCCAGCCGCACCACCGGCTGGGTCGACCTCACCGCCCAGGACGCCGCCGCGATCCGCCACAACCCGCTGCCCAGCCACACCCAGCAGAACGAGCTCCGCAGGGCTGTGGACTTCTACCTGAACTCCCACTCCGACGACCACAGCCCCAACGGGATGCGCGGCCGTCTCTCGGAGGCGTACATGCGCCGGATCGCGATGCTCCGGCTCGACGGCCTCGCCTCCCTCCGGGCGGCCGACGTGCGGCGCGTCCAGCTCCGCTCGGTGACCCGGCCGGTACCCGCACCCCGGTGGAGCACCGAGAAGAACGACGACACCCCGTCGTACCGCGACTTCCCGTGGTGGAAGGTGACCGACGCCGACCGGCCGGACGGCGCGGCCCGGAGCCGTACGGAGGCGGGCCGATGA
- the paaB gene encoding 1,2-phenylacetyl-CoA epoxidase subunit PaaB, translated as MTSDGWPLWEVFVRSRRGLSHTHAGSLHAPDAEMALRNARDLYTRRSEGISIWVVPSTAITASSPDEKDPFFEPAADKPYRHPTFYEIPEGVKHL; from the coding sequence ATGACGAGCGACGGTTGGCCGCTGTGGGAGGTGTTCGTGCGCTCCCGCCGCGGACTGTCCCACACCCACGCGGGCAGTCTCCACGCGCCCGACGCGGAGATGGCCCTGCGCAATGCCCGCGACCTGTACACCCGCAGGAGCGAAGGCATCTCGATCTGGGTCGTCCCCTCCACGGCGATCACCGCCTCCTCGCCCGACGAGAAGGACCCCTTCTTCGAACCGGCCGCGGACAAGCCCTACCGCCACCCGACGTTCTACGAGATCCCGGAGGGGGTGAAGCACCTGTGA
- a CDS encoding 2Fe-2S iron-sulfur cluster-binding protein has translation MLPSGAGRAGFHPLRVSEVERLTDDSVAVTFAVPPELHETYRHLPGQHLALRRTGEQGEEIRRTYSISAPATPAGEPPVLRVGIRLVDGGAFSTYALKELSVGDLVEVMEPMGRFALTPRPGHFAAVVGGSGITPVLSIAATLLAQEPEARFCLIRSDRTAASTMFLDEVADLKDRYPDRFQLVTVLSREEQQAGLPSGRLDRERLTTLLPALLPVGEIDGWFLCGPFGLVQGAEQALRGLGVDRGRVHQEIFHVDDGSAPAPVAPADTPAHATLTATLHGRSGTWPVDRGETLLDTVLRSRADAPYACKGGVCGTCRAFLVAGEVRMDRNFALEPEETEAGYVLACQSHPATPDVELDFDR, from the coding sequence ATGCTGCCCTCAGGCGCCGGACGGGCCGGGTTCCATCCGCTCCGGGTGAGCGAGGTCGAGCGGCTCACGGACGACTCCGTGGCCGTCACCTTCGCGGTCCCGCCCGAGCTCCACGAGACGTACCGACACCTCCCCGGCCAGCACCTCGCCCTCCGCCGCACGGGCGAGCAGGGCGAGGAGATCCGGCGTACGTACTCGATCTCCGCCCCCGCGACCCCGGCCGGCGAGCCCCCCGTCCTCCGCGTGGGCATCCGGCTCGTCGACGGCGGCGCCTTCTCGACGTACGCGCTGAAGGAACTGTCCGTCGGCGACCTCGTCGAGGTCATGGAACCCATGGGCCGCTTCGCACTCACCCCGCGCCCCGGCCACTTCGCCGCCGTCGTCGGCGGCAGCGGCATCACCCCGGTCCTGTCGATCGCGGCCACCCTGCTCGCCCAGGAGCCGGAAGCCAGGTTCTGCCTGATCCGGAGCGACCGCACCGCCGCGTCCACGATGTTCCTCGACGAGGTGGCCGACCTCAAGGACCGCTACCCGGACCGCTTCCAGCTGGTCACCGTCCTCTCCCGCGAGGAACAGCAGGCGGGCCTCCCCTCCGGCCGCCTCGACCGCGAGCGGCTGACCACCCTGCTGCCCGCGCTGCTCCCGGTCGGCGAGATCGACGGCTGGTTCCTCTGCGGCCCCTTCGGACTCGTCCAGGGCGCCGAGCAGGCCCTGCGCGGCCTCGGAGTGGACCGCGGCCGGGTCCACCAGGAGATCTTCCACGTCGACGACGGCTCCGCACCGGCACCGGTCGCCCCCGCCGACACCCCCGCGCACGCGACCCTGACCGCGACCCTGCACGGCCGCTCCGGCACCTGGCCGGTAGACCGTGGCGAGACACTCCTCGACACCGTGCTGCGCTCCCGCGCCGACGCCCCGTACGCCTGCAAGGGCGGGGTATGCGGCACCTGCCGCGCCTTCCTCGTCGCCGGAGAGGTGCGGATGGACCGCAACTTCGCGCTGGAGCCCGAGGAGACCGAGGCCGGATACGTACTGGCCTGCCAGTCCCACCCCGCCACCCCGGACGTGGAGTTGGACTTCGACCGCTGA
- a CDS encoding acyl-CoA dehydrogenase family protein — protein MDFTFTEEQQAAVEAAKTIFAGVAPDAVPSPALTPGAVSDDLDRSLWSRLAAADLLGLALPPEHGGSGLDPVAFCLVLRESARVLARVPLLETGAVAMTIDRYADRQTAADLLPRVSRGELVLTAASHGRTGHDPADRAVTARLDGTTWILDGLQSAVPWAHGADLVAVPAHTAEDRTVLALVPRAHEGVTLADQYSTSGELLAEIRLDAVRLDSTRVIDAEGAWDRLRELLTTGTCALALGLGEAVLTMTSQYTGKREQFGHPVATFQAVAVQAADRYIDLRAMEATLWQAAWRVSTGADGALPAAGDIAVAKIWASEGVRRVVQTAQHLHGGFGADTDYPLHRYHAWAKQLELSLGPAAAHEETLGDLLATHPLD, from the coding sequence GTGGACTTCACCTTCACCGAGGAACAGCAGGCGGCCGTCGAGGCGGCCAAGACGATCTTCGCGGGCGTCGCACCCGACGCGGTACCGAGCCCGGCCCTCACCCCGGGCGCCGTCTCCGACGACCTCGACCGATCGCTCTGGTCCCGCCTCGCCGCCGCCGACCTGCTCGGCCTCGCCCTGCCCCCCGAGCACGGCGGCTCCGGACTCGACCCCGTCGCGTTCTGCCTCGTCCTGCGCGAGTCCGCCCGCGTCCTCGCCCGCGTACCCCTGCTCGAAACGGGCGCCGTCGCCATGACCATCGACCGGTACGCGGACCGGCAAACAGCCGCCGACCTGCTCCCCCGTGTCAGCCGCGGCGAACTCGTCCTCACCGCCGCCTCCCACGGACGCACCGGCCACGACCCGGCCGACCGCGCCGTCACCGCCCGCCTCGACGGCACCACCTGGATCCTCGACGGGCTCCAGAGCGCCGTCCCCTGGGCCCACGGCGCCGACCTCGTCGCCGTCCCCGCGCACACCGCCGAGGACCGCACCGTCCTCGCCCTGGTCCCCCGCGCCCACGAAGGCGTCACCCTCGCCGACCAGTACTCCACCAGCGGCGAACTCCTCGCCGAGATACGCCTCGACGCCGTACGCCTCGACAGCACCCGGGTCATCGACGCCGAAGGCGCCTGGGACCGACTGCGCGAACTCCTCACGACCGGCACCTGCGCACTCGCCCTCGGCCTCGGCGAGGCCGTCCTCACCATGACGAGCCAGTACACCGGCAAGCGCGAACAGTTCGGTCACCCCGTGGCCACCTTCCAGGCCGTCGCCGTCCAGGCCGCCGACCGCTACATCGACCTCCGTGCCATGGAAGCCACCCTCTGGCAGGCCGCCTGGCGCGTCTCCACCGGGGCCGACGGGGCACTCCCCGCCGCCGGGGACATCGCCGTGGCGAAGATCTGGGCCTCCGAAGGAGTACGGCGCGTGGTGCAGACCGCCCAGCACCTGCACGGCGGCTTCGGCGCCGACACCGACTACCCCCTGCACCGGTACCACGCCTGGGCCAAGCAGCTCGAACTGTCCCTCGGCCCCGCGGCCGCCCACGAGGAGACCCTGGGCGACCTCCTGGCCACCCACCCCCTCGACTGA
- the paaA gene encoding 1,2-phenylacetyl-CoA epoxidase subunit PaaA produces MTAVTAGTTGTTGAPSVSDAAVAATQAAYEAVFDAAVAADERIEPRDWMPEAYRASLVRQIAQHAHSEIIGMQPEANWITRAPSLRRKAILMAKVQDEAGHGLYLYSAAETLGTSRDELLDKLHSGRQKYSSIFNYPTLTWADVGAIGWLVDGAAITNQVPLCRCSYGPYARAMVRVCKEESFHQRQGYEALLALSNGTEAQHAMAQDAVDRWWWPSLMMFGPPDDESTHTAQAMAWKIKRHTNDELRQRFVDIAVPQAEALGLTLPDPDLRWNEERGHHDFGPIDWTEFWDVLKGNGPCNDQRIGKRRQAHEDGAWVREAAAAYAEKHTGKHGEAQA; encoded by the coding sequence ATGACCGCAGTGACGGCAGGGACGACAGGAACAACAGGTGCGCCCAGCGTGTCGGACGCGGCCGTAGCAGCGACACAGGCTGCCTACGAAGCCGTGTTCGACGCTGCCGTGGCCGCCGACGAGCGGATCGAGCCGCGCGACTGGATGCCCGAGGCCTACCGCGCCTCGCTCGTCCGCCAGATCGCGCAGCACGCCCACTCCGAGATCATCGGCATGCAGCCCGAGGCGAACTGGATCACCCGCGCGCCCTCGCTGCGCCGCAAGGCGATCCTCATGGCCAAGGTCCAGGACGAGGCCGGCCACGGCCTCTACCTGTACAGCGCGGCCGAGACCCTCGGCACCAGCCGCGACGAGCTGCTCGACAAGCTCCACTCGGGCCGCCAGAAGTACTCCTCGATCTTCAACTACCCCACGCTGACCTGGGCCGACGTCGGCGCGATCGGCTGGCTCGTGGACGGGGCCGCGATCACCAACCAGGTCCCCCTCTGCCGCTGCTCCTACGGCCCGTACGCCCGCGCGATGGTCCGGGTCTGCAAGGAGGAGTCGTTCCACCAGCGCCAGGGATACGAGGCCCTGCTCGCCCTGTCGAACGGCACCGAGGCCCAGCACGCCATGGCCCAGGACGCGGTGGACCGCTGGTGGTGGCCCTCGCTGATGATGTTCGGCCCGCCCGACGACGAATCGACCCACACCGCCCAGGCAATGGCCTGGAAGATCAAGCGCCACACCAACGACGAACTGCGCCAGCGATTCGTCGACATCGCCGTGCCCCAGGCCGAGGCCCTCGGCCTCACCCTCCCCGACCCCGACCTCCGGTGGAACGAAGAGCGCGGGCACCACGACTTCGGACCGATCGACTGGACCGAGTTCTGGGACGTCCTCAAGGGCAACGGCCCCTGCAACGACCAGCGGATCGGCAAGCGACGCCAGGCCCACGAGGACGGCGCCTGGGTCAGGGAAGCCGCCGCGGCCTACGCGGAGAAGCACACCGGCAAGCACGGAGAGGCACAGGCATGA
- the paaD gene encoding 1,2-phenylacetyl-CoA epoxidase subunit PaaD — protein MVTMTALEEELNRIAGAVLDPELPVLTLEELGVMRGVHVMGPGRVEVSLTPTYTGCPAIEAMSSDIERALHEHGIPDVSVVTVLAPAWSTDDISDEGRRKLAEFGIAPPRPQGPAGGPVPLTLAIRCPHCGSTDTELLSRFSSTACKALRRCTACREPFDHFKEL, from the coding sequence ATGGTGACCATGACGGCCCTGGAAGAGGAACTGAACCGGATCGCCGGCGCCGTCCTCGACCCGGAGCTGCCCGTCCTCACCCTGGAGGAGCTCGGCGTCATGCGGGGCGTCCACGTCATGGGCCCCGGCCGGGTCGAGGTCTCCCTCACCCCGACGTACACGGGCTGCCCGGCGATCGAGGCGATGTCCTCGGACATCGAGCGCGCCCTCCACGAGCACGGAATACCGGACGTCTCCGTCGTCACGGTCCTCGCCCCCGCCTGGTCCACCGACGACATCAGCGACGAAGGACGGCGCAAACTCGCCGAGTTCGGCATCGCCCCGCCCCGCCCCCAGGGCCCCGCCGGCGGACCGGTACCGCTGACCCTGGCGATCCGCTGCCCCCACTGCGGCTCCACCGACACCGAACTCCTCAGCCGCTTCTCCTCCACGGCATGCAAGGCCCTGCGCCGCTGCACCGCCTGCCGCGAACCGTTCGACCACTTCAAGGAGCTGTAG